In Drosophila willistoni isolate 14030-0811.24 chromosome XR unlocalized genomic scaffold, UCI_dwil_1.1 Seg144, whole genome shotgun sequence, one DNA window encodes the following:
- the LOC26529398 gene encoding serine protease 1, translating to MASILFCFLGSLLLLQTLEVRSKSMERIVNGQQAGEGQFPYIVALELLLNETSLSCGGSIIANDWILTAAHCTQDALRVIIYYGSIEKSKAQVVVEVQASSIIQHPKYDRTVLTNDISLIHSKWVEFNDRIQRISLPRPEQFGESFEGQWSRTAGWGSTFDYEVVKVPKRLQWANLQITPKFLCEVTYSHDANITENVLCAGSPYQQSSCVRDSGGPLVLIKENILVGVTSHGHSRRCRLGFPSVYTRVSKYLDWIREKSNVTS from the coding sequence ATGGCAAGTATTCTATTCTGTTTCCTGGGAAGTCTTCTCCTCCTTCAAACACTTGAAGTGCGTTCAAAGTCAATGGAAAGGATTGTCAATGGTCAGCAGGCCGGAGAAGGACAATTTCCCTATATTGTCGCCCTTGAATTGCTGCTAAACGAGACATCTCTCTCGTGTGGCGGCAGTATAATAGCAAATGATTGGATTCTGACTGCAGCACATTGCACCCAGGATGCACTACGTGTTATTATCTATTATGGATCAATTGAAAAATCTAAGGCCCAAGTTGTAGTTGAAGTCCAAGCAAGTAGCATCATTCAACATCCTAAATATGACAGAACAGTTTTAACGAATGATATCTCATTGATACACAGTAAATGGGTAGAGTTCAATGATCGCATTCAAAGGATTTCCTTGCCAAGGCCTGAACAGTTTGGCGAATCATTCGAAGGTCAATGGTCACGAACTGCGGGCTGGGGTTCGACTTTTGATTACGAAGTAGTTAAAGTTCCTAAACGATTGCAGTGGGCGAACTTGCAAATTACCCCCAAGTTTTTGTGCGAAGTAACGTATTCACATGATGCAAATATTACAGAGAATGTTCTTTGCGCGGGCTCACCATACCAACAATCCAGTTGCGTGCGCGATTCTGGAGGACCTCTTGTTCTTATTAAGGAGAATATACTTGTAGGTGTGACTTCACACGGTCACTCAAGGCGTTGTAGGCTTGGGTTTCCAAGTGTTTATACCAGAGTTTCTAAATACTTGGATTGGATACGTGAAAAATCGAATGTGACTTCTTAA
- the LOC26530143 gene encoding serine protease 1, giving the protein MASILFCFLGSLLLLQALEVRSKSMERIVNGKQAAEGQFPYIVFLRVLLNDSCLSCGGSIIANDWILTAAHCTQRAQRVIIYYGSIEIAKAQVVVEVQASSIIQHPKYDRTVLTNDISLIHSKWVDFNDRIQRIALPKPKQVGESFDAQWSLVAGWGSTFDYKLVAIPELLQWASLHITPKHWCKVAYPHITENDLCAGSPYRQSSCAGDSGGPLVLIKENIIVGVTSHGHGLGCRYGFPGVYIRVSKYLDWIRENSNVTS; this is encoded by the coding sequence ATGGCAAGTATTCTATTCTGTTTCCTGGGAAGTCTTCTCCTCCTTCAAGCACTTGAGGTGCGTTCAAAGTCCATGGAAAGGATCGTCAATGGTAAACAGGCTGCAGAAGGACAATTTCCTTACATTGTCTTCCTTCGAGTTCTACTAAACGACTCATGCCTCTCGTGTGGCGGCAGTATAATAGCGAATGATTGGATTCTAACTGCAGCACATTGCACCCAAAGGGCACAACGTGTTATTATCTATTATGGATCAATTGAAATAGCTAAGGCCCAAGTTGTAGTTGAAGTCCAAGCAAGTAGCATCATTCAACATCCTAAATATGACAGAACAGTTTTAACGAATGATATCTCATTGATACACAGTAAATGGGTAGATTTCAATGATCGCATTCAAAGGATTGCCTTGCCAAAGCCTAAACAGGTTGGCGAATCATTCGACGCTCAATGGTCACTAGTTGCGGGCTGGGGTTCGACTTTTGATTACAAGTTAGTTGCAATTCCTGAACTATTGCAGTGGGCGAGCTTGCATATAACTCCCAAGCATTGGTGCAAAGTGGCTTATCCACATATCACAGAGAATGATCTTTGCGCGGGCTCACCATACCGACAATCCAGTTGCGCTGGCGATTCTGGTGGACCTCTTGTCcttattaaagaaaatataattgtaGGTGTGACTTCACACGGTCACGGATTGGGTTGTAGGTATGGTTTTCCAGGTGTTTATATTAGAGTTTCTAAATACTTGGATTGGATACGTGAAAATTCGAATGTAACTTCTTAA